From Treponema sp. OMZ 787:
TAAGGTCCATAAGGGGAAGGCCTTGATTTTGATATTTTTTTGCTACATTTACAACAAAGCGCAAGTTTGAATTTACCAACATATTTTTGGCATCTTCATCTCCCTTTTCTGCAAGTTTGGCGTATTTTATTTCTTCCTCCGCAGTTAAAAGCGGTATTTGATTGATTTCTTTTAAATAAGCGGCTAGAGAGTTCATTTCTGCATCATAATTGTTTTTTGTTCTGTTATACATAACTTAACTCCTTGTATAAAACTTGGAAGCCTTTTGACCTCCAATGTATACAAGCAAAAATCATGCTAAACTATAAATTTTTGTAAAAAATATTTTTAAATTAGAAAAAACAACGGATTAATTCTATAACCTCATAATCAATATAGAGTTATAAAATCAGTCATATGAAATTTAAAATAATCAAAACCTATTGCCTTTTTGGCTTTTTTTTCTTATATTTTATGGTATTCGGGATTTATGTATTGAAATGACACAACCCGAAATAAAACACAAAAAAGAGTGCCAAAAAGGCACAAATATTGCTTTTGTGTTCTTTTAATTTTTCAGGAGGTCTTTTGATGAAAGTTAAACCCTTAGGAGACAGAGTTTTAGTAAAACCGGATGCCGTAGAAACAAAAACTGCCGGCGGAATCATCATTCCCGACACAGCTCAAGAAAAAACCCAAAGAGGTGTTGTTGTAGCTGTAGGAGATGACAAAGAAAAGATTAAGGTTTCAGTCGGACAAAAAGTTATTCACGACAAGTATGCCGGAACTCAAATTCAGCTTGACGGTGTCGATCATTTGATTTTAAAAGCAAATGATTTGGTTGCCGTTATAGAATAAGGTTTAGCGTTTTTATCTGACAGATAAAAGCTTATTAAAAAAAGGCGGGTCTTGTTTAAAGCCCCGCCTTTTTCTTTTAGTTTAAAAGAGTTTTATTTTACCAATGACATTGTGTCCTTAGCAATCATAAGCTCTTCGTTTGTGGGGATTATAAGAACCTTAACCTTTGATGAGGCCTTGCTTGCATCGGTAAGTTTTCCCCTTACCTTGTTCTTTTCGGAATCAAGTTCAACTCCGAGGAATTCCAAACCGTGACAAATTTTTTCTCGAAGCTCGATCGAGTTTTCGCCTATACCGGCTGTAAATACTAAGGCATCCACTCCGCCGAGCTGGGCTGCATAAGAAGCTATGTATTTTCTGACTCTGTTGCAGAAAACATCCAAAGCGAGCTGAGCCCTCTTGTTTCCTTCTTTTGCGGCAGTTTCAATATCACGGAAGTCGCTGCTTACACCGGAAATACCCAAAACGCCGGACTTTTTGTTTAAAACATTGCTCATGTCATCGGCTGAAAGTTTTTCCTTGTTCATAATAAAGGGGAGAATTGCAGGGTCGAGGTCGCCGGAGCGGGTTCCCATTGCTAAACCTTCGAGGGGAGTAAGGCCCATTGAGGTATCTACACATTTTCCGCCTTTGATGGCTGCCAAGCTGGAGCCGTTTCCTAAGTGGCAGGTAATAACCTTAAAATCGGCCGAATTATTTTTAAGTGTTTCGGCTGCTTTTT
This genomic window contains:
- a CDS encoding acetate/propionate family kinase — encoded protein: MKILVINCGSSSLKYQLIDMTNEDVLVKGLVERIGIEGSRIKHEKKGMDAVLIEEKMDDHKKAIQLVLDALIDKNHGVVKSMDEITAVGHRVVHGGEEFNKSVLLDDRVMAGIKSCIDLAPLHNPANIMGIEACKALMPNTPMVGVFDTAFHQTMPAENYIYALPYEYYEKYKIRRYGFHGTSHRFVSEKAAETLKNNSADFKVITCHLGNGSSLAAIKGGKCVDTSMGLTPLEGLAMGTRSGDLDPAILPFIMNKEKLSADDMSNVLNKKSGVLGISGVSSDFRDIETAAKEGNKRAQLALDVFCNRVRKYIASYAAQLGGVDALVFTAGIGENSIELREKICHGLEFLGVELDSEKNKVRGKLTDASKASSKVKVLIIPTNEELMIAKDTMSLVK
- a CDS encoding co-chaperone GroES, producing MKVKPLGDRVLVKPDAVETKTAGGIIIPDTAQEKTQRGVVVAVGDDKEKIKVSVGQKVIHDKYAGTQIQLDGVDHLILKANDLVAVIE